From Streptomyces sp. CMB-StM0423, a single genomic window includes:
- a CDS encoding lysozyme: MSSAVRTRRRIGRRSLAAATAVAATSLSLVVGLTSPAAAVGDRLNPNPRDLERGEAYMGAGIRLHEGTGAPAGSAGAAGQEAGPLATVEGVDVSSHQGNVNWSTLWNAGNRFAYVKATEGTSYKNPYFAQQYNGSYNIGMIRGAYHFALPNGASGAAQADYFASNGGGWSRDGKTLPGVLDIEYNPYGATCYGLSQASMRSWISSFLTRYRERTGRYAVIYTNTNWWTQCTGNYGGYAGNHPLWIARYASAPGTLPAGWGFYTFWQYTSTGPTVGDHNKFNGAYDRLQALANG; this comes from the coding sequence ATGTCATCCGCAGTCCGCACCCGCCGGCGCATCGGGCGCCGCTCCCTCGCCGCCGCCACCGCCGTCGCGGCCACCTCGCTCTCCCTCGTCGTCGGCCTGACGAGCCCCGCCGCCGCGGTCGGCGACCGGCTCAACCCCAACCCCCGCGACCTGGAGCGCGGCGAGGCGTACATGGGCGCCGGCATCCGCCTCCACGAGGGCACCGGCGCCCCCGCCGGGTCGGCCGGCGCGGCCGGCCAGGAGGCCGGCCCGCTGGCGACCGTCGAGGGCGTCGACGTCTCCAGCCACCAGGGCAACGTCAACTGGTCCACGCTCTGGAACGCCGGCAACCGCTTCGCGTACGTCAAGGCGACCGAAGGCACCAGCTACAAGAACCCGTACTTCGCCCAGCAGTACAACGGCTCGTACAACATCGGGATGATCCGCGGCGCGTACCACTTCGCCCTCCCCAACGGCGCGAGCGGCGCCGCCCAGGCCGACTACTTCGCGAGCAACGGCGGCGGCTGGTCCCGCGACGGCAAGACGCTGCCGGGCGTGCTGGACATCGAGTACAACCCGTACGGCGCCACGTGCTACGGCCTCAGCCAGGCGTCGATGCGGAGCTGGATCAGCTCGTTCCTGACCCGCTACCGCGAGCGCACGGGCCGGTACGCGGTGATCTACACGAACACCAACTGGTGGACCCAGTGCACCGGCAACTACGGCGGCTACGCGGGCAACCACCCGCTGTGGATCGCCCGCTACGCCTCTGCGCCGGGCACGCTGCCGGCGGGCTGGGGCTTCTACACCTTCTGGCAGTACACCTCGACGGGCCCGACGGTGGGCGACCACAACAAGTTCAACGGCGCCTACGACCGCCTCCAGGCCCTGGCCAACGGCTGA